A single region of the Streptomyces virginiae genome encodes:
- a CDS encoding SAV2148 family HEPN domain-containing protein, which produces MSSGGLELPPGDSSHEGGPADAPGGVPGGTPAGIPAGAVSLAGGPAEAGDAGTGVELDWGAEAWSEVRTRAQRAGRAYIWLNLIEQRLRAVVGAVLRPIYEPVHGTDDWVVAAAGPAGQEWVQRAVAVREVSRRKGYLLDSADDNVLSFLTLPQLRELMVQHWPCFEPYFDDRREIELALDELEVTRNVVSRNRALSRPVLEQAERASARLLEVLGGVSGSPAADRLPIDAVEDLVGDRYADVISVHPDRVRLQRQLPAEDLFGGARRLDAIGIGLNLLVQNFSGRRLVRLTEAGCRVRLLFLNPASSAVKRRERELGLRKGELSRSVEMNILHVRRVRAGLRDPSRFEIHVFDETPRFTAYLVEGQSSGIAVVQSYLRRARGMESPVLVLRGGGRGVPKDADHGLFTTYREEFESMWEDSRPVS; this is translated from the coding sequence GTGAGCTCGGGAGGTCTGGAGCTGCCCCCTGGTGACAGCAGTCACGAGGGTGGCCCGGCGGACGCCCCAGGGGGTGTCCCCGGCGGGACACCCGCGGGGATCCCGGCCGGGGCGGTCTCCCTGGCGGGCGGACCGGCCGAGGCCGGGGACGCGGGGACCGGCGTGGAGCTGGACTGGGGCGCGGAGGCCTGGAGCGAGGTCCGGACCCGGGCACAGCGGGCCGGCCGTGCGTACATCTGGCTGAATCTCATCGAACAGCGCCTGCGCGCGGTGGTCGGGGCGGTGCTCCGGCCGATCTACGAACCGGTGCACGGCACCGACGACTGGGTCGTGGCGGCCGCCGGGCCCGCCGGGCAGGAATGGGTGCAGCGGGCCGTCGCCGTGCGCGAGGTCAGCCGGCGCAAGGGCTACCTGCTCGACTCGGCCGACGACAACGTGCTGAGCTTCCTGACCCTGCCCCAGCTGCGCGAGCTGATGGTCCAGCACTGGCCGTGCTTCGAGCCGTACTTCGACGACCGGCGCGAGATCGAGCTGGCCCTGGACGAACTGGAGGTCACCCGCAACGTCGTCTCCCGCAACCGGGCCCTGTCCCGGCCCGTGCTGGAACAGGCGGAGCGCGCCTCGGCGCGCCTTCTGGAGGTACTGGGCGGGGTCTCCGGCAGCCCTGCCGCGGACCGGCTGCCGATCGACGCCGTCGAGGACCTGGTCGGCGACCGGTACGCGGACGTCATCTCCGTCCACCCCGACCGGGTACGGCTCCAGCGCCAGCTCCCGGCCGAGGACCTCTTCGGCGGCGCCCGGCGGCTCGACGCCATCGGCATAGGGCTCAACCTGCTGGTCCAGAACTTCTCGGGCCGAAGACTCGTCCGGCTCACGGAGGCCGGCTGCCGGGTGCGGCTGCTGTTCCTGAACCCGGCGAGCAGCGCCGTGAAACGGCGCGAGCGGGAACTGGGACTGCGCAAGGGCGAGCTGAGCCGCTCGGTCGAGATGAACATCCTGCACGTCCGCCGGGTCCGGGCGGGACTGCGGGACCCCTCCCGCTTCGAGATCCACGTCTTCGACGAGACCCCGCGGTTCACCGCCTACCTGGTGGAGGGGCAGTCCTCGGGCATCGCGGTGGTGCAGTCCTACCTGAGGCGGGCGCGCGGCATGGAGTCCCCGGTCCTGGTGCTGCGCGGCGGCGGGCGCGGGGTGCCGAAGGACGCGGATCACGGGCTGTTCACGACGTACCGGGAAGAGTTCGAGTCGATGTGGGAGGACTCCCGACCGGTGTCCTGA
- a CDS encoding MFS transporter, protein MSQFGSFLLVAQTSGSLATAGTVGGALSLGQVLFGPVLGRLADRHGQRPVVLAAAAVNAVATAALVAGALTHLATVPLAAIGALTGASVPLIGPLARTRSVALAHRARSDESVVGAVHALEGTLDEVSFVFGPALVGLAALLAHPAVALAGAAGLVAVFGTIYALHPTAAVTAGSPAPDRVPGGRVRSPGVVHAVRGSLALQGVMFGACQAGITALTIRLGVPDQAAVVYSAMGVVSAVVGISLGGLPARFGLRLRWRVATAAALVLSTPLLFTDSLWPLYAVVTVLGAAYAPHLITAFALTERAVEPARLSTAMAFAASCLVAGQATALVVCGRLAEAYGPAGAFAVAVGAAALCLLLALVTTEPAARTHPTEARVPGPRTDSSPATDGSGVAYAGR, encoded by the coding sequence ATGTCCCAGTTCGGCAGCTTCCTGCTGGTCGCCCAGACCAGCGGATCCCTCGCCACCGCGGGCACGGTCGGCGGCGCCCTCTCCCTCGGGCAGGTCCTCTTCGGACCCGTCCTCGGCCGGCTCGCCGACCGCCACGGGCAGCGCCCCGTCGTCCTGGCCGCCGCCGCCGTCAACGCCGTGGCCACCGCCGCCCTCGTCGCCGGGGCACTCACCCACCTGGCCACCGTCCCGCTCGCCGCGATCGGCGCCCTCACCGGCGCCTCCGTACCGCTGATCGGACCGCTCGCCCGCACCCGCTCGGTGGCCCTGGCCCACCGGGCCCGGTCCGACGAGAGCGTCGTCGGAGCCGTCCACGCGCTCGAAGGCACCCTGGACGAGGTCTCCTTCGTCTTCGGACCCGCGCTCGTCGGACTCGCCGCGCTCCTCGCGCATCCGGCCGTCGCCCTCGCCGGCGCGGCCGGCCTCGTCGCCGTCTTCGGCACGATCTACGCGCTGCACCCGACCGCCGCCGTCACGGCCGGCTCGCCGGCCCCGGACCGGGTCCCGGGCGGCCGGGTCCGCTCGCCCGGAGTGGTCCACGCCGTACGCGGCTCCCTCGCCCTCCAAGGCGTGATGTTCGGCGCCTGCCAGGCGGGCATCACCGCGCTCACCATCCGGCTCGGGGTCCCGGACCAGGCCGCCGTCGTCTACTCCGCCATGGGCGTCGTCAGCGCGGTCGTCGGCATCTCGCTCGGCGGGTTGCCCGCCCGCTTCGGGCTGCGGCTGCGCTGGCGGGTGGCCACCGCCGCCGCCCTGGTGCTCTCGACGCCGCTGCTGTTCACCGACAGCCTGTGGCCGCTGTACGCCGTCGTCACCGTGCTGGGCGCGGCCTACGCACCTCACCTGATCACCGCGTTCGCGCTCACCGAGCGGGCCGTGGAACCGGCCCGGCTCTCCACCGCGATGGCCTTCGCCGCCAGCTGCCTGGTGGCCGGGCAGGCCACGGCACTGGTCGTCTGCGGGCGCCTCGCCGAGGCGTACGGGCCCGCCGGCGCCTTCGCCGTGGCCGTCGGGGCGGCCGCGCTCTGCCTGCTCCTCGCCCTCGTCACCACGGAGCCCGCCGCCCGGACGCACCCCACCGAGGCGCGCGTCCCGGGCCCGCGGACCGACTCCTCCCCGGCGACGGACGGGAGCGGCGTCGCCTACGCCGGGCGCTGA
- a CDS encoding LysR family transcriptional regulator, with protein MSLRQMEYFLAVVEESSFTRAADGLHVTQPALSHQVKALERAVGGALLERMPRGVRLTPMGRAFLPHAQLAVRSARQAERAARAAAGVAGGELHIATVHALAVGLLPGVAARWRSLHPGVSLVLREYGSTETLEEQLERGVADLAVGPEPAGWSGPLLRIGREELVIVVPFDDPLAGRGSVGLAELAHRDWIRCAMEPLVDGVLVLDRACGALGFTPHTVLRTEHTSTAVRMAAAGVGVVMAPAHMVRGAVGEDCVLLSLDPPWHRPLAVFSRVPLTGAAAAFAELIGARSASDAAPDAPPH; from the coding sequence ATGAGCCTGCGCCAGATGGAGTACTTCCTGGCCGTCGTGGAGGAGTCCTCCTTCACCCGCGCCGCGGACGGTCTGCACGTCACGCAGCCTGCCCTGTCCCACCAGGTCAAGGCGCTGGAACGGGCCGTGGGCGGCGCGCTGTTGGAGCGGATGCCGCGTGGGGTCCGGCTCACCCCCATGGGCCGCGCCTTCCTCCCTCACGCGCAACTCGCCGTCCGTAGCGCCCGGCAGGCCGAACGGGCCGCCCGCGCCGCCGCCGGGGTGGCCGGAGGCGAACTGCACATCGCCACCGTGCACGCGCTGGCCGTCGGTCTGCTCCCGGGCGTCGCCGCCCGCTGGCGGTCCCTGCACCCGGGGGTGTCCCTGGTGCTGCGGGAGTACGGCAGCACCGAGACGCTGGAGGAGCAGTTGGAACGGGGCGTGGCCGACCTCGCGGTGGGCCCGGAGCCCGCGGGCTGGTCGGGGCCGCTGCTGCGGATCGGCCGGGAGGAGCTGGTCATCGTCGTCCCCTTCGACGATCCGCTGGCCGGCCGCGGGTCCGTCGGCCTCGCCGAACTCGCCCACCGCGACTGGATCCGCTGCGCGATGGAACCGTTGGTGGACGGGGTCCTCGTCCTCGACCGGGCGTGCGGGGCGCTCGGTTTCACCCCGCACACGGTGCTGCGTACGGAGCACACCTCGACGGCCGTACGGATGGCGGCCGCCGGGGTGGGCGTCGTCATGGCCCCGGCCCACATGGTCCGCGGCGCCGTCGGCGAGGACTGTGTCCTGCTCTCCCTCGACCCGCCGTGGCACCGGCCCCTGGCGGTCTTCTCCCGGGTCCCGCTGACCGGCGCCGCGGCCGCATTCGCGGAGCTGATCGGCGCCCGCTCCGCATCGGATGCGGCCCCGGACGCGCCGCCGCACTGA
- the glgX gene encoding glycogen debranching protein GlgX, whose protein sequence is MQVWPGQAYPLGATYDGAGTNFAVYSEAARRIELCLLHDDGSESAVELRETDAFVRHAYLPGVMPGQRYGFRVHGPYEPERGRRCNAAKLLLDPYARAISGRVSWNEAVYGYHFGRPDSRNDLDSAPHTMSSVVVNPYFDWANDRPPRHEYHHTVLYEAHVKGLTMHHPDLPEELRGTYGALAHPAVIGHLTKLGVTALELMPVHQFVNDHRLVNDGLSNYWGYNTIGFFAPHNGYASGDRGQQVLEFKSAVRALHEAGIEVILDVVYNHTAEGNHLGPTLSFRGLDNASYYRLADDPRHYMDTTGTGNSLLMRSPHVLQLIMDSLRYWVTEMHVDGFRFDLAATLARQFHEVDRLSSFFDLVQQDPVVSQVKLIAEPWDLGEGGYQVGNFPPLWTEWNGKYRDTVRDMWRGQPRTLAEFAGRLTGSSDLYQDDGRRPLASINFTTCHDGFTLNDLVSYDEKHNEANREGNRDGETHNRSWNCGVEGPTEDPEILELRERQMRNFTATLMLSQGVPMLSHGDEFGRTQQGNNNAYCQDNELSWVRWPEPGKPAPSLLEFTRRMVWLRRDHPVFRRRRFFHGRPVEGTHDELSDIAWFTPHGEEMRARDWQAQHAKALTVFLNGEAISEPGTRGERITDDSFLLMFNAGAESQDFTVPAGHGTQWRLVVDTARADVLPPGTGPQYAAGDRVALTGRCLVVLQRPA, encoded by the coding sequence ATGCAGGTCTGGCCGGGACAGGCGTATCCGCTGGGTGCCACGTACGACGGCGCCGGCACCAACTTCGCGGTCTATTCGGAGGCCGCCCGACGCATCGAGCTGTGCCTCCTGCACGACGACGGGTCGGAATCGGCCGTGGAGCTGCGCGAGACGGACGCCTTCGTCCGTCACGCGTACCTGCCCGGTGTGATGCCGGGCCAGCGCTACGGATTCCGCGTGCACGGACCGTACGAGCCCGAGCGCGGGCGGCGCTGCAACGCGGCGAAGCTGCTGCTGGACCCGTACGCCCGGGCCATCAGCGGTCGGGTCAGCTGGAACGAGGCGGTGTACGGCTACCACTTCGGTCGGCCGGACTCGCGCAACGATCTGGACTCCGCGCCGCACACGATGAGCTCGGTGGTGGTGAATCCGTACTTCGACTGGGCCAACGACCGGCCGCCGCGTCACGAGTACCACCACACCGTGCTGTACGAGGCCCACGTCAAGGGTCTGACCATGCACCATCCGGACCTTCCGGAGGAGCTGCGCGGCACCTACGGGGCGCTGGCGCACCCGGCGGTCATCGGCCACCTCACCAAGCTCGGGGTGACGGCGCTGGAGCTGATGCCGGTCCACCAGTTCGTCAACGACCACCGGCTGGTCAACGACGGGCTGAGCAACTACTGGGGCTACAACACCATCGGCTTCTTCGCCCCGCACAACGGCTACGCGTCGGGTGACCGCGGCCAGCAGGTGCTGGAGTTCAAGTCGGCGGTCCGGGCCCTGCACGAGGCCGGCATCGAGGTGATCCTCGACGTGGTCTACAACCACACCGCGGAGGGGAACCACCTGGGCCCGACGCTGTCCTTCCGGGGGCTGGACAACGCCTCGTACTACCGGCTGGCGGACGATCCGCGGCACTACATGGACACCACCGGCACCGGGAACTCGCTGCTGATGCGCTCCCCGCACGTGCTCCAGCTGATCATGGACTCGTTGCGGTACTGGGTCACCGAGATGCACGTGGACGGCTTCCGCTTCGACCTGGCGGCGACGTTGGCCCGCCAGTTCCACGAGGTGGACCGGCTGTCGTCGTTCTTCGACCTGGTCCAGCAGGATCCGGTGGTCAGCCAGGTGAAGCTGATCGCGGAGCCCTGGGACCTGGGCGAGGGCGGCTACCAGGTGGGCAACTTCCCGCCGTTGTGGACCGAGTGGAACGGCAAGTACCGGGACACCGTACGGGATATGTGGCGCGGGCAGCCGCGCACGCTCGCGGAGTTCGCGGGCCGGCTGACGGGATCCTCGGACCTGTACCAGGACGACGGGCGGCGACCGCTGGCGTCGATCAACTTCACCACCTGCCACGACGGTTTCACCCTGAACGACCTGGTCTCGTACGACGAGAAGCACAACGAGGCCAATCGGGAGGGCAATCGGGACGGCGAGACCCACAACCGCTCCTGGAACTGCGGGGTGGAGGGGCCGACCGAGGATCCGGAGATCCTGGAGCTGCGCGAACGTCAGATGCGCAACTTCACGGCCACCCTGATGCTGTCGCAGGGGGTGCCGATGCTCAGCCACGGCGACGAGTTCGGGCGTACCCAGCAGGGCAACAACAACGCCTACTGCCAGGACAACGAGCTGTCGTGGGTGCGTTGGCCGGAGCCCGGCAAGCCGGCGCCGTCGCTGCTGGAGTTCACCCGGCGGATGGTGTGGCTGCGCCGCGACCACCCGGTCTTCCGGCGGCGCCGGTTCTTCCACGGGCGGCCGGTGGAGGGGACGCACGACGAGCTGTCCGACATCGCCTGGTTCACCCCGCACGGGGAGGAGATGCGGGCGCGGGACTGGCAGGCGCAGCACGCGAAGGCGCTGACCGTCTTCCTCAACGGGGAGGCGATCTCCGAGCCGGGCACCCGGGGCGAGCGGATCACCGACGACTCGTTCCTGCTGATGTTCAACGCGGGCGCGGAGTCGCAGGACTTCACCGTTCCGGCGGGGCACGGCACGCAGTGGCGGTTGGTGGTGGACACGGCGCGGGCGGACGTACTGCCACCCGGCACCGGGCCGCAGTACGCGGCGGGTGACCGGGTGGCGCTGACGGGGCGGTGCCTGGTGGTGCTTCAGCGCCCGGCGTAG
- the lpdA gene encoding dihydrolipoyl dehydrogenase, with protein MTDDSTVDVIVIGGGTGGYSTALRASALGLRVLLAERDKIGGTCLHRGCIPSKAMLHAAELVDGIAEARERWGVRASVESIDWSALTATRDDIVSRNHRGVEGHLEHAGVQVVRGGARLTGPRTVRIDDGREFTATRGIVLATGSRPRTLPGLEPDGHTVVTSDDALFAPGLPASVLVLGGGAIGVEYASFHRSMGAEVTLVEAADRLVPLEDADVSRHLARGLKKRGIDVRTGARLEGAERLASGGVRATVRTARGELREIGAERLLVAVGRVPVTDGLDLAAAGLATDERGFVVPAHWSRLETAVPGIHVVGDLLPPPSLGLAHASFAEGLLVAETLAGVASAPVDYAAVPRVTYSAPQTAAVGLTEAQAREAAYDVVVNTMPLTAVAKGMVHGQGGTVKVVAERGGRVLGVHLVGPHVSEMIAESQLIVGWDAEPADVARHVHAHPTLSEAVGEAFLSLAGRGLHQR; from the coding sequence ATGACCGACGACAGCACAGTGGATGTGATCGTGATCGGCGGCGGCACGGGCGGCTACAGCACCGCCCTGCGCGCCTCGGCCCTGGGCCTGAGGGTCCTCCTCGCGGAACGCGACAAGATAGGCGGGACCTGCCTGCACCGGGGCTGCATCCCCAGCAAGGCCATGCTGCACGCGGCGGAACTCGTCGACGGCATCGCCGAGGCGCGCGAGCGCTGGGGGGTCCGGGCGAGCGTGGAGTCGATCGACTGGTCGGCCCTGACCGCCACCCGGGACGACATCGTCTCCCGCAACCACAGGGGTGTGGAAGGCCACTTGGAGCACGCCGGGGTACAGGTGGTGCGCGGCGGCGCCCGGTTGACGGGGCCCCGCACCGTACGGATCGACGACGGACGGGAGTTCACCGCCACCCGGGGGATCGTGCTGGCCACCGGGTCCCGGCCGCGCACCCTGCCCGGCCTGGAGCCCGACGGCCACACGGTGGTGACCAGTGACGACGCGCTGTTCGCGCCCGGCCTGCCGGCTTCGGTGCTGGTGCTGGGCGGCGGAGCGATCGGGGTGGAGTACGCCTCCTTCCACCGTTCCATGGGTGCCGAGGTGACCCTGGTCGAGGCCGCGGACCGGCTGGTCCCGCTGGAGGACGCGGACGTGTCCCGGCATCTGGCACGGGGGCTGAAGAAGCGCGGGATCGACGTGCGGACCGGGGCCCGGCTGGAGGGGGCCGAGCGGCTCGCCTCCGGGGGCGTCCGGGCCACCGTGCGCACCGCGCGCGGAGAGCTGCGGGAGATCGGGGCGGAGCGGCTGCTGGTGGCGGTCGGGCGGGTCCCGGTGACCGACGGCCTGGACCTCGCGGCGGCCGGACTGGCCACCGACGAGCGGGGGTTCGTGGTTCCGGCGCACTGGTCGCGGCTGGAGACCGCCGTCCCGGGGATCCATGTGGTGGGCGACCTGCTGCCACCGCCCTCGCTCGGGCTGGCCCACGCCTCCTTCGCGGAAGGGCTGCTGGTCGCCGAGACCCTGGCCGGGGTGGCGAGCGCGCCGGTGGACTACGCGGCGGTGCCACGGGTGACCTACTCGGCCCCGCAGACCGCCGCCGTCGGGCTGACGGAGGCACAGGCGCGCGAGGCGGCGTACGACGTGGTGGTGAACACGATGCCGCTGACCGCCGTGGCCAAGGGCATGGTGCACGGGCAGGGCGGCACCGTGAAGGTGGTAGCGGAGCGGGGCGGGCGGGTGCTCGGCGTGCACCTGGTGGGGCCGCACGTGTCGGAGATGATCGCGGAGAGCCAACTCATCGTGGGTTGGGACGCGGAGCCGGCCGATGTGGCCCGGCACGTCCACGCCCACCCGACGTTGTCGGAGGCGGTCGGGGAGGCCTTCCTCAGCCTGGCGGGCCGCGGCCTGCACCAGCGGTAG
- a CDS encoding phosphotransferase enzyme family protein, translated as MDEARARNVLATAGLTRGTPGASGAAVLLALGENAVFAIGDLVVKVGREAALLERAERELAVSGWFAEAGIPAVRAAEPKPRLVDGHPLTLWHRLPDAVRPAGPADLAALLRRVHALPEPPFALPARDLLAGVERWLRLAQDAVDPADAAYLRARRDAYAGELAALTPRLPRGPIHGDALPRNVHMGPDGPALVDLETVSVDLREHDLVVMALSRDRYGMPSEEYEAFVAAYGWDVRDWEGCAVLRGARETASCAWVAQHAPTDPAARAEFRRRVASLRDGDREARWRSF; from the coding sequence ATGGACGAGGCGCGGGCACGGAACGTACTGGCGACAGCGGGCCTGACCAGGGGCACGCCGGGCGCGTCGGGCGCGGCGGTGCTCCTCGCGCTCGGCGAGAACGCGGTCTTCGCCATCGGCGACCTGGTGGTGAAGGTGGGACGGGAGGCGGCGCTGCTGGAGCGGGCCGAACGGGAACTCGCGGTGTCCGGCTGGTTCGCCGAGGCCGGTATCCCGGCGGTCCGCGCGGCCGAGCCGAAGCCGCGGCTGGTGGACGGGCACCCGCTGACCCTGTGGCACCGGCTGCCGGACGCGGTACGGCCCGCGGGGCCCGCGGACCTGGCGGCGCTGCTGCGCCGGGTGCACGCGCTGCCCGAGCCGCCCTTCGCCCTGCCCGCGCGGGACCTTCTGGCCGGGGTCGAGCGCTGGCTGCGGCTGGCGCAGGACGCCGTGGACCCGGCCGACGCGGCCTATCTACGGGCCCGCCGGGACGCCTACGCGGGCGAGCTGGCGGCCCTGACCCCGAGGCTGCCCCGGGGCCCGATCCACGGGGACGCCCTGCCGCGCAACGTCCACATGGGCCCCGACGGCCCGGCACTGGTCGACCTGGAGACCGTGTCGGTCGATCTGCGCGAGCACGACCTGGTGGTGATGGCGCTCTCCCGGGACCGGTACGGCATGCCGTCCGAGGAGTACGAGGCCTTCGTGGCGGCGTACGGGTGGGACGTCCGCGACTGGGAGGGCTGCGCGGTCCTGCGCGGCGCCCGGGAGACGGCAAGCTGTGCCTGGGTCGCCCAGCACGCCCCCACCGACCCGGCGGCACGGGCCGAGTTCCGCCGCCGCGTGGCCTCCCTCAGGGACGGCGACCGGGAAGCCCGGTGGCGTTCGTTCTAG
- a CDS encoding 3'-5' exonuclease, whose amino-acid sequence MGDWHGGVLIGFDLETTGTEPGESRIVTAALVEVRGGAVRERRGWLADPGIPIPEGASAIHGISTERAVAEGRPVREVADEVAEALVGHWRTGAVVVAYNAAFDLTLLSAELARHGLPSLADRLGGAARTGPVVDPLTIDRAVDRYRRGKRTLEAVCGVYGVTLEDAHDAGADALAAVQVARAIAERHPEVAGLSPADLHARQSTWHARWARDFQSYLRRQGTPDAVIDEAWPLRGLIPAQGRPA is encoded by the coding sequence ATGGGGGACTGGCACGGCGGTGTGCTGATCGGATTCGACCTTGAGACGACCGGCACGGAGCCGGGGGAGTCGCGGATCGTGACGGCGGCCCTGGTCGAGGTGCGGGGCGGAGCGGTGCGCGAGCGGCGCGGCTGGCTCGCGGACCCGGGGATACCGATCCCGGAAGGGGCGTCGGCGATCCACGGGATCAGCACGGAGCGCGCGGTCGCCGAGGGACGCCCGGTGCGGGAGGTCGCGGACGAGGTCGCCGAGGCCCTGGTCGGGCATTGGCGCACGGGCGCGGTGGTGGTCGCGTACAACGCGGCCTTCGACCTGACCCTGCTGAGCGCCGAACTGGCCCGGCACGGGCTGCCGTCGCTGGCCGACCGGCTGGGCGGGGCGGCACGGACCGGACCGGTGGTGGACCCGCTGACCATCGACCGGGCCGTGGACCGCTACCGGCGGGGCAAGCGGACCCTGGAGGCGGTCTGCGGGGTGTACGGGGTCACCCTCGAGGACGCGCACGACGCCGGGGCGGACGCGCTGGCCGCGGTCCAGGTGGCCCGCGCGATAGCCGAGCGGCATCCGGAGGTGGCGGGGCTCAGCCCGGCCGACCTGCACGCGCGGCAGAGCACCTGGCACGCCCGCTGGGCCCGCGACTTCCAGTCGTACCTGCGCCGCCAGGGCACCCCGGACGCGGTGATCGACGAGGCCTGGCCGCTGCGCGGCCTGATCCCGGCCCAGGGCCGACCCGCCTGA
- the treY gene encoding malto-oligosyltrehalose synthase: MSQPHATPESESDVPTPVTPTSTYRLQLRPEFPFAAAEAAVPYIASLGVSHLHLSPVLEAAPGSTHGYDVTDHSRVRAELGGEAGLRALAGAARAHGLGLVLDIVPNHMAVPTPLRLNRPLWEVLRDGPASPYARWFDIDWEAGDGQVLLPVLAGPVESCELEVDGEVLRYGEQHFPLREGTSGLALPELLAAQWYRPAWWREARTALNYRRFFTISDLIGVRVEDPEVFTATHAKVLELVRDGVAEGLRIDHVDGLADPEQYLRRLRAAAGDGCWVVVEKILAREERLPSAWPVAGTTGYDALHRVDGVFTDPEGEAELAARYGETTGLPHWPEAARASAREVLTGDLAAELGALERQAGEELAAAVRELLIAFPVYRPYPGEPELPPQALEQAAAAAGPGAVAAVRELLLRDPAFAARFAQTSAALRAKSLEDRAFYRYAPLLSATEVGGEPGRPAVSTAEFHAYCAALAEEWPAAGTVLSTHDTKRSADVRARISALSQAPELMGRPEGPDPQLAWVARQTALGLGRVPEAGPRLADALLKAVREAALHTSWTEPDEAYEAGVAGYVRDPLDLPAELAGAARANLLGMTLLHLAMPGVPEVYQGAETEYRALVDPDNRRPVHFPRHALARLDDGSAPEHAADEKLGLTATLLRLRRDRPELFRGYAPVLARGPAADHLLAFTRAPGLLVAATRLSHRLAASGGWRDTHLHLPPGTWTRLAPSAPLSPSGDDTVSHSGSAEVAALLDGHPVGVWLRR, from the coding sequence ATGAGCCAGCCGCACGCGACCCCCGAATCGGAATCTGACGTTCCGACACCAGTCACTCCGACGTCGACCTACCGCCTCCAGCTGCGCCCCGAGTTCCCCTTCGCGGCGGCCGAGGCGGCCGTACCGTACATCGCCTCGCTCGGCGTGTCGCACCTGCACCTCTCCCCGGTCCTGGAGGCGGCGCCCGGTTCCACCCACGGCTACGACGTCACCGACCACTCCCGCGTGCGGGCCGAGCTCGGCGGCGAGGCGGGCCTGCGGGCCCTGGCCGGGGCCGCCCGGGCGCACGGACTCGGCCTGGTCCTCGACATCGTGCCCAACCACATGGCGGTACCGACCCCGCTGCGGCTGAACCGGCCGCTGTGGGAGGTGCTGCGGGACGGCCCCGCCTCGCCGTACGCCCGCTGGTTCGACATCGACTGGGAGGCGGGCGACGGGCAGGTGCTGCTGCCGGTGCTGGCCGGGCCGGTGGAGTCCTGCGAGCTGGAGGTCGACGGCGAGGTGCTGCGCTACGGGGAGCAGCACTTCCCGCTGCGGGAGGGCACCTCGGGGCTGGCGCTGCCCGAGCTGCTGGCCGCCCAGTGGTACCGGCCGGCCTGGTGGCGCGAGGCCCGCACCGCCCTCAACTACCGCCGTTTCTTCACCATTTCGGATCTGATCGGGGTCCGGGTGGAGGATCCGGAGGTGTTCACCGCCACCCATGCGAAGGTGCTGGAGCTGGTCCGGGACGGGGTCGCGGAGGGCTTGCGGATCGACCACGTGGACGGTCTGGCGGACCCGGAGCAGTACCTGCGGCGGCTGCGGGCGGCGGCCGGCGACGGCTGCTGGGTGGTGGTCGAGAAGATCCTGGCCCGCGAGGAGCGCCTGCCGTCCGCCTGGCCGGTGGCGGGAACCACCGGCTACGACGCCCTGCACCGGGTGGACGGGGTCTTCACCGACCCCGAGGGAGAGGCGGAACTGGCGGCCCGGTACGGGGAGACCACCGGGCTGCCGCACTGGCCGGAGGCGGCCCGGGCGTCCGCGCGGGAGGTGCTGACCGGCGACCTGGCCGCCGAGCTGGGCGCGCTGGAACGGCAGGCCGGAGAGGAACTGGCCGCGGCTGTGCGGGAGTTGCTGATCGCCTTTCCGGTGTACCGGCCGTACCCCGGCGAGCCGGAGCTGCCGCCGCAGGCCCTGGAGCAGGCGGCCGCGGCGGCCGGCCCCGGCGCGGTGGCCGCCGTACGCGAGCTGCTGCTGCGGGATCCGGCCTTCGCCGCCCGTTTCGCCCAGACCTCGGCGGCCCTGCGCGCCAAGTCCCTGGAGGACCGGGCCTTCTACCGGTACGCGCCACTGCTGTCGGCCACCGAGGTCGGCGGGGAGCCGGGGCGGCCGGCGGTGTCGACCGCGGAGTTCCACGCGTACTGCGCCGCCCTCGCCGAGGAGTGGCCCGCGGCCGGGACCGTCCTGTCCACGCACGACACCAAGCGCAGCGCGGACGTCCGGGCCCGGATCTCGGCGCTGTCCCAGGCGCCGGAGCTCATGGGCCGCCCCGAGGGACCCGACCCCCAGCTGGCCTGGGTGGCCCGGCAGACCGCGCTGGGGCTCGGCCGGGTTCCCGAGGCCGGGCCCCGACTGGCCGACGCCCTGCTGAAGGCGGTCCGCGAGGCGGCCCTGCACACCAGCTGGACCGAGCCGGACGAGGCGTACGAGGCGGGCGTGGCCGGGTACGTCCGGGATCCGCTCGACCTCCCGGCGGAGCTGGCCGGGGCGGCCCGGGCGAACCTCCTCGGCATGACCCTGCTGCACCTGGCGATGCCGGGGGTCCCGGAGGTCTACCAGGGCGCGGAGACGGAGTACCGGGCGCTGGTGGACCCCGACAACCGGCGTCCGGTCCACTTCCCCCGCCACGCCTTGGCCCGGCTGGACGACGGGTCCGCCCCCGAGCACGCGGCCGACGAGAAGCTCGGGCTCACGGCCACCCTGCTGCGGCTGCGCCGGGACCGGCCGGAGCTGTTCCGGGGCTACGCGCCGGTCCTGGCCCGGGGCCCGGCGGCCGACCACCTGCTGGCCTTCACCCGGGCCCCCGGGCTGCTGGTGGCGGCCACCCGACTGTCCCACCGACTGGCCGCGTCGGGCGGCTGGCGGGACACCCACCTGCACCTGCCTCCCGGCACCTGGACCCGCCTGGCCCCCTCCGCCCCGCTCTCCCCGTCCGGGGACGACACCGTGTCGCACAGCGGTTCGGCCGAGGTGGCCGCCCTGCTGGACGGCCACCCGGTGGGTGTCTGGCTGCGCCGGTGA